In Solanum pennellii chromosome 7, SPENNV200, the following are encoded in one genomic region:
- the LOC107025315 gene encoding serine/threonine-protein phosphatase 7 long form homolog, which yields MEDPTIIERVELLVSPLGGIPQRRVAHFLDPIGTSIEGPNLIPHSIHFPFDQSEWPLKVTFHGCNGWRDQQKKWKEWVETMESIHRPVWIAAGIYGALKGSTYRVHTNENLIFGLVERWSCETNSFIFPWGEATVSLEDMMVLGGFSVLGDCVKSPLQSPELVEIEEYLENARRGLIGSKTNNQSRWLNYFMNSGKDYEHEAFLSLWLSRFVFPCKIGAPVFSLAVNLARGMRLALAPAVLASIYRDLGSLRKAMIETCGRNRDISEIHKLNLWSPLFFVQVWAWERMVSLQPECPQNYNIVSGVRIGRWHNVKQTGEINLRTTIDASGEIFLWRPYALAVEAGWSIFPKFYKENEEWTIVGGQNLDQGMESFVRCLRVSELVGLDCQEPYRPNRVAMQFGYDQDFPKWIPRSPSSPELAWYNYSRPIASDLRLYYPSRLFEPDVTTRYFKWWRNETDCQMENYPDVPPEHIAEETVHTSIDGNGSSSAGSMERSKASVVTATCTQITEGNMAMGNHEKESGTYDMIDIAKLERRIKNLENINSGKVPIFRTK from the coding sequence atggaAGATCCAACTATCATTGAAAGGGTAGAGTTGTTGGTTTCACCACTTGGTGGAATTCCACAACGAAGAGTTGCCCATTTTTTAGATCCGATTGGTACTTCGATTGAAGGACCAAATTTGATACCTCATTCAATCCACTTTCCATTTGATCAATCTGAGTGGCCATTGAAAGTCACGTTTCATGGTTGCAATGGATGGAGGGATCAACAGAAGAAATGGAAAGAATGGGTTGAAACGATGGAGTCTATCCATCGCCCTGTATGGATAGCTGCAGGAATTTATGGAGCGCTAAAAGGTTCAACTTACAGGGTCCATACCAACgaaaatttaatatttgggttggtAGAGAGGTGGTCTTGTGAGACTAACAGTTTTATTTTTCCGTGGGGTGAAGCTACTGTTAGTCTTGAAGACATGATGGTTTTGGGAGGGTTTTCTGTTTTGGGTGACTGTGTTAAGTCCCCCCTTCAATCCCCTGAGTTGGTAGAGATTGAAGAGTATCTTGAGAATGCAAGAAGAGGACTTATCGGATCAAAGACAAACAATCAGAGTAGGTGGTTGAATTACTTCATGAATAGTGGTAAGGACTACGAACACGAagcttttctttctctttggtTATCAAGATTTGTGTTTCCATGTAAAATAGGTGCTCCTGTTTTCTCGTTAGCTGTTAATCTGGCTAGAGGTATGCGGCTAGCGCTTGCTCCTGCTGTTCTtgctagcatatatagggaCTTGGGCTCGTTGAGAAAGGCTATGATAGAGACATGCGGAAGAAATAGAGACATAAGTGAGATTCATAAACTTAATCTTTGGTCGCCATTGTTCTTTGTTCAAGTCTGGGCTTGGGAGAGGATGGTATCTTTGCAGCCAGAGTGCCCTCAGAATTACAATATAGTCAGTGGGGTGAGAATAGGCCGATGGCACAATGTGAAACAAACGGGTGAAATTAATTTGAGGACTACTATTGATGCATCTGGGGAGATTTTTCTGTGGAGGCCATACGCCTTGGCTGTGGAAGCTGGTTGGTCAATTTTTCCCAAGTTTTACAAGGAAAATGAAGAGTGGACAATAGTTGGAGGGCAAAATTTGGATCAAGGAATGGAGTCTTTTGTTCGATGCTTGAGGGTGTCTGAGCTTGTCGGTTTAGATTGTCAAGAGCCTTATCGACCAAATCGGGTAGCAATGCAGTTTGGGTAtgatcaagacttcccaaaatggaTTCCTCGCTCGCCTTCAAGTCCAGAACTTGCCTGGTACAATTACAGCAGACCTATTGCTTCTGATTTGAGGTTATACTATCCGTCTAGGCTGTTTGAACCGGATGTAACAACACGGTATTTTAAATGGTGGAGAAACGAAACTGATTGTCAAATGGAGAATTACCCTGATGTTCCTCCGGAGCATATTGCAGAGGAAACAGTTCACACATCCATTGACGGGAACGGGAGTAGCAGTGCAGGAAGCATGGAAAGGAGCAAAGCTTCAGTGGTAACAGCAACGTGTACCCAAATAACTGAAGGCAATATGGCGATGGGAAACCATGAGAAAGAGAGCGGTACATATGATATGATCGATATTGCGAAACTTGAGAGGAGGATTAAAAACCTTGAAAACATCAATTCTGGAAAGGTTCCAATATTCAGGACAAAGTGA
- the LOC107025316 gene encoding probable protein phosphatase 2C 55, whose protein sequence is MDEMDVDKDLSFRGESANNDLSFLNGNFRMKMSAGSFYIPRSDKAPLGEDAHFICGEEETIGVADGVGSWARKGIDPGEYSRQLVRNAELSIQKQKDQRNKINPMEVLNEAYLNTKCQGSSTACILTLCCDTIHAVNVGDSRFVVIRDGVIVYKSEIQQRGFNYPFQLGNGVELDDPSVAQEINAAVRIGDVIVMATDGLFDNVHNHELEKLVHDGVGDLHKLETFSKMLAQKIAEYALQKSESKTVYTPYAEECSKAQIYRPGGKRDDITVIVAQILPR, encoded by the coding sequence ATGGATGAGATGGATGTAGACAAGGATCTAAGCTTTCGCGGTGAGAGTGCTAATAATGATTTAAGTTTTCTGAATGGTAATTTCAGGATGAAGATGTCGGCTGGCTCGTTTTACATACCACGATCTGACAAAGCGCCTCTTGGGGAAGATGCACATTTTATTTGCGGAGAGGAAGAAACCATAGGTGTAGCAGATGGCGTCGGTAGTTGGGCAAGAAAAGGTATCGATCCTGGAGAGTATTCGAGACAGTTGGTTAGAAATGCTGAGCTATCGATTCAGAAGCAGAAAGATCAAAGGAACAAAATTAACCCAATGGAAGTTCTCAACGAAGCTTATTTGAACACAAAATGTCAAGGTTCGTCAACAGCTTGTATTTTGACTTTATGCTGTGATACTATACACGCGGTCAATGTTGGAGATAGCAGGTTCGTTGTTATAAGAGACGGGGTCATAGTTTACAAATCGGAAATTCAGCAAAGAGGATTCAATTATCCCTTTCAGTTAGGGAATGGTGTTGAATTAGATGATCCAAGTGTGGCACAAGAAATTAATGCTGCAGTAAGAATCGGGGATGTGATAGTGATGGCTACAGATGGACTGTTCGATAATGTTCACAACCATGAGTTGGAGAAATTAGTACACGACGGGGTAGGGGATTTGCACAAACTGGAAACATTTTCGAAGATGTTAGCACAGAAGATTGCAGAATATGCCCTGCAGAAATCAGAAAGTAAAACTGTATATACACCTTATGCTGAAGAGTGCTCCAAAGCTCAGATATATCGTCCTGGTGGCAAGCGTGATGACATTACAGTGATAGTTGCCCAGATTTTGCCCCGATAG